A single window of Amphiura filiformis chromosome 17, Afil_fr2py, whole genome shotgun sequence DNA harbors:
- the LOC140138116 gene encoding protein LTO1 homolog, translating into METQKEAKCKDKKCTECQCNTNNDCGIRHPNVSEKCCDAEKIGNPSSTSRIQITEQTRGDEISLGESKEAANTGVGDDDDFLDAIVMAEEEFQDFGFKKGFILGERSGFEQGRQTGHIKGREVGAEIGFYSGFATMWKSLLEKQQDKPRPRVKKALELLNVMIQEFPLDSPSHEGFWEDLKKIRAKFKQVASLLNVTIDASDGNTKPAMSF; encoded by the exons ATGGAAACACAAAAAGAGGCAAAATGCAAAGACAAAAAGTGTACAGAATGTCAGTGTAATACTAATAATGACTGCGGAATTCGGCACCCCAACGTTTCTGAAAAATGTTGCGATGCAGAAAAGATTGGCAATCCCTCGTCGACCAGTCGAATACAAATTACAGAACAGACCAGAGGTGACGAAATTTCATTAGGTGAAAGTAAAGAAGCTGCAAATACTGGAGTTGGTGATGACGATGACTTTTTAGATGCAATAGTTATGGCAGAAGAAGA ATTTCAAGACTTTGGCTTCAAGAAAGGTTTCATTCTGGGAGAGAGATCTGGATTTGAACAGGGCCGGCAGACAGGACATATCAAAGGTCGTGAGGTCGGGGCAGAAATTGGGTTTTACTCAGGATTTGCTACAATGTGGAAAAGTCTTTTAGAAAAACAACAGGATAAACCAAGACCAAG AGTGAAGAAAGCATTGGAGCTGCTAAATGTTATGATCCAAGAGTTTCCTTTGGACAGCCCAAGTCATgaaggattctgggaagatttGAAAAAGATAAGAGCTAAATTCAAACAG GTAGCATCTCTACTGAATGTAACAATTGATGCCAGTGATGGAAACACCAAACCAGCAATGTCCTtttga